The Armatimonadota bacterium genome has a window encoding:
- the ilvE gene encoding branched-chain-amino-acid transaminase — MAKSNEQKTNGSDKQQDTEATPVMYLDGKMVPVAEARLSVLDHGFLYGDGLFEGIRAYGGKVWKLDEHLDRLYNGAHVLMIDLPITKRQMRDAIRQTLRANGLSDAYIRVTVTRGIGLGLDPKNIANPTVAIMTSKLSLYPVEMYEHGLEVVTVSSRVPRPDSLEVRVKSTGKYVANIQAKLEANRQGAGEGLLLNGEGYVAEATGDNIFIIRGGRIMTPPASAGILEGITRATAIEIANTSGYRVEEMNLSLFDVYTADEAFLTGTGAEMISMCKLDGRLIGNGKPGPITKKLIAKFRARTKSEGVPIED, encoded by the coding sequence ATGGCGAAATCAAACGAGCAGAAAACCAACGGTTCCGACAAACAACAGGACACCGAAGCGACCCCAGTTATGTACCTGGACGGCAAAATGGTCCCGGTGGCCGAGGCTAGACTGAGTGTCCTGGACCACGGCTTCCTCTACGGCGACGGCCTTTTTGAGGGTATTCGCGCGTACGGAGGGAAGGTCTGGAAACTGGACGAGCACCTCGATCGCCTCTACAATGGCGCCCACGTGCTGATGATTGACCTCCCCATCACCAAGAGGCAGATGCGCGACGCCATCCGGCAGACGCTTCGGGCGAACGGGCTGTCGGATGCGTATATCCGCGTCACCGTTACTCGTGGTATCGGACTGGGCCTGGACCCGAAGAACATCGCGAACCCGACCGTGGCGATCATGACCAGCAAGCTGTCACTCTATCCTGTCGAGATGTACGAGCACGGGTTGGAGGTGGTCACGGTATCGTCACGCGTCCCCCGGCCGGACAGCCTGGAGGTGCGCGTGAAGAGCACGGGCAAGTATGTGGCGAATATCCAGGCGAAGCTCGAAGCGAACCGCCAGGGGGCCGGCGAGGGCTTGCTGCTGAACGGTGAGGGCTATGTGGCCGAAGCCACGGGCGACAACATCTTCATCATCCGCGGCGGCAGGATCATGACTCCGCCGGCCAGCGCCGGCATACTGGAAGGCATCACCCGCGCGACGGCTATCGAAATCGCGAACACCTCGGGGTACCGTGTGGAGGAGATGAACCTGAGCCTGTTTGACGTCTACACCGCCGATGAGGCGTTCCTCACGGGCACAGGGGCGGAAATGATCTCGATGTGCAAGCTGGATGGCCGCCTGATCGGTAACGGTAAGCCGGGCCCGATCACTAAGAAGTTGATCGCCAAGTTCCGGGCGCGTACTAAGAGCGAAGGCGTACCGATCGAGGACTGA
- a CDS encoding radical SAM protein: MARHRNEDVFDSVTTSLCSVCAETVPARIVRRGTSVHLLKRCPAHGPHEELLEEDAKFYMRRDDYRAPPTPSSVDTEIRLGCPHDCGLCPDHAQHTCIGLIEVTNACDAACPICYARAGGNTVLDLATIGKMLDAYLEAESGNAEILQISGGEPTTHPQIVDIIRLARNKGIRYVMLNTNGIRLAEEPGFAESLAEFHGGFEIYLQFDGFDPKASRAFRGTDRTGTHQRALDRLAATGVPATLVNTVEAGVNDDQLGRIIEFGLSSPAVRGINFQPLAYFGNADQRPSGGRVTLTGVIKRIKEQTNGMLRPDDFIPLPCDPNRVAFSYLYRQGGRFVPMARRSDLRQYLTETGNTLAFFPKDALARISESFCCGQTCSCIAAVKDLIPLIPLARRAARAKDKVAFTTENFFRVTVTSFLDRYNFDLQSMQMECVHVLTPDGRRIPFSAYNLFHRGKCR; this comes from the coding sequence ATGGCACGGCACCGGAACGAGGACGTATTCGACAGCGTGACAACCAGCCTGTGTTCGGTGTGCGCGGAGACAGTCCCCGCCCGGATTGTCCGCCGCGGAACTTCCGTGCACCTTCTAAAGCGCTGCCCCGCCCACGGGCCCCACGAGGAACTGCTGGAAGAGGACGCGAAGTTCTATATGCGCCGCGACGATTACCGCGCCCCTCCAACGCCGTCGAGCGTTGACACCGAGATCAGGCTCGGGTGCCCGCATGACTGCGGGCTCTGCCCCGACCACGCCCAGCACACGTGCATCGGCCTCATTGAGGTGACAAACGCCTGCGACGCCGCTTGCCCCATCTGCTACGCCCGTGCGGGCGGCAACACGGTCCTCGATCTGGCGACCATCGGCAAAATGCTCGATGCATATCTCGAAGCCGAAAGCGGCAATGCGGAGATACTCCAGATCAGCGGCGGTGAACCAACGACCCACCCGCAGATTGTGGATATCATCCGACTTGCGCGAAACAAAGGCATCCGGTATGTGATGCTCAATACGAACGGGATCCGGCTTGCGGAAGAACCGGGTTTTGCCGAATCACTGGCCGAATTCCACGGAGGGTTTGAGATATACCTCCAGTTCGACGGTTTCGATCCGAAGGCATCGCGCGCGTTCAGAGGGACGGACCGCACCGGCACCCACCAGCGGGCGCTCGATCGCCTGGCCGCGACCGGAGTGCCGGCAACACTCGTCAACACCGTCGAGGCCGGGGTGAATGATGACCAGCTTGGACGTATTATCGAATTCGGACTCTCCTCTCCGGCGGTGAGGGGCATCAACTTCCAGCCTCTGGCCTATTTCGGAAACGCGGACCAAAGGCCCTCGGGCGGCCGGGTCACACTGACGGGCGTGATCAAGAGGATTAAGGAGCAGACGAACGGAATGCTTCGCCCGGATGATTTCATTCCGCTGCCGTGCGATCCGAACCGGGTCGCGTTCTCTTATCTGTACCGGCAAGGCGGGCGGTTCGTGCCGATGGCACGGCGTTCCGATCTGCGCCAGTACCTTACCGAGACCGGCAACACCTTGGCGTTCTTCCCGAAAGATGCGCTGGCCCGGATATCCGAATCGTTTTGTTGCGGACAGACGTGTTCGTGCATCGCCGCCGTCAAGGACCTCATCCCGTTGATTCCGCTTGCACGACGAGCCGCCAGGGCAAAGGACAAGGTCGCATTCACCACCGAAAACTTCTTCCGCGTAACGGTCACTTCGTTCCTCGATCGCTACAACTTTGACCTCCAGTCGATGCAGATGGAATGCGTTCACGTGCTGACGCCGGACGGGCGGCGCATCCCATTTTCGGCGTACAACCTGTTTCACCGGGGGAAATGCCGATGA
- a CDS encoding isoprenylcysteine carboxylmethyltransferase family protein: MSAETVIFVSRLIVPLCASLVLTAVALNFALAADSGAVKVRTRSPVATASMLAFLLAVYVLIHRHIGDFRVFSNAISAGIAAAGAALVAAGGIVNVLGRIRLGGNWANQVTVYEDQTLVSTGVFGLVRHPLYASLIWMFVGASLVYQNGAALAATMLIFVPAMQYRASLEEQLLARQFPEYASYQTRVGRLFPRIWRKVRP, from the coding sequence ATGAGCGCTGAAACCGTCATATTCGTTTCGCGCCTGATCGTGCCGCTCTGCGCTTCCCTGGTGCTGACTGCCGTGGCGCTGAATTTCGCGCTGGCGGCTGACAGCGGCGCCGTCAAGGTGCGGACCCGCAGTCCCGTGGCAACCGCGTCGATGCTGGCCTTCCTGCTCGCCGTTTACGTCCTGATTCACCGGCACATTGGCGACTTTCGCGTGTTCTCGAACGCTATTTCGGCGGGCATTGCCGCAGCGGGGGCGGCGCTCGTTGCCGCGGGCGGCATCGTGAACGTTCTCGGTCGAATCAGGCTTGGAGGCAACTGGGCGAACCAGGTGACCGTGTACGAAGACCAAACGCTGGTGAGCACAGGCGTGTTCGGCCTTGTGCGCCACCCACTTTATGCTTCCCTGATCTGGATGTTCGTTGGCGCCTCGCTCGTGTACCAGAATGGCGCAGCACTCGCGGCGACGATGCTGATCTTCGTTCCCGCGATGCAGTATCGCGCATCTCTGGAGGAACAGCTGTTGGCGCGGCAATTCCCGGAATACGCCAGCTATCAGACGCGCGTGGGGCGGTTATTCCCCCGCATCTGGCGAAAGGTACGGCCATGA
- a CDS encoding prolipoprotein diacylglyceryl transferase family protein, translating into MNPDALPSNWGLRAVLFHAGGLAVPSYETFVLLAIVAGFIAYWLAARKQPELGDRSAYLIMAALVGGVFGAKAPVWVMHYCEVAAAHSPLAWLSGRTIVGGLIGGTAAVALTRPWLGMRERSGNLFAVGMALALAVGRIGCLLRGCCYGVPTSLPWGLDLGDGIRRHPTQLYESLFAFGLFAWLVRASRRHPSPGAMFRTFMLAYFSFRFAVEFLRFEPRTVAGLTLAQIVSIGVVGYYLTIGRIANHPPLHEVAPYETVQSS; encoded by the coding sequence ATGAACCCAGACGCGCTTCCGTCAAACTGGGGACTTCGGGCCGTCCTGTTTCACGCGGGCGGCTTAGCCGTGCCGTCGTACGAAACGTTCGTCCTGCTGGCCATCGTCGCCGGTTTCATCGCTTACTGGCTGGCAGCGAGAAAGCAACCTGAGTTGGGGGACCGTTCAGCCTACCTGATCATGGCGGCGCTGGTCGGAGGGGTGTTCGGCGCGAAGGCGCCGGTGTGGGTGATGCATTACTGTGAAGTAGCGGCGGCGCACTCCCCACTGGCGTGGCTCTCCGGCAGAACAATCGTCGGCGGGCTCATCGGCGGAACGGCGGCAGTGGCTCTGACGCGTCCCTGGCTGGGAATGCGCGAGAGGTCCGGCAACCTGTTCGCGGTCGGAATGGCCCTCGCTCTAGCTGTCGGCCGCATCGGGTGTCTGCTGCGCGGATGCTGTTACGGGGTCCCAACCTCGCTGCCGTGGGGCCTGGACCTGGGCGACGGCATCCGCCGGCACCCCACCCAGCTCTACGAATCACTGTTTGCGTTCGGTCTCTTCGCGTGGCTCGTACGCGCTTCGCGTCGGCATCCGTCACCGGGAGCTATGTTCCGCACGTTCATGCTCGCGTACTTCTCGTTCCGGTTTGCCGTGGAGTTTCTGCGGTTCGAGCCGCGAACCGTGGCGGGCCTGACACTCGCGCAAATTGTCTCAATCGGCGTGGTGGGCTACTACTTGACGATCGGACGCATCGCCAATCATCCACCACTTCATGAGGTAGCACCATATGAAACCGTCCAAAGCAGCTGA
- a CDS encoding DUF4395 family protein produces MIGYEPVSVSRNGFRFCRWSVTVMVWIGVIWRVEAFILAAALIMAASAILTIRNAPMIWLWTQTVDRAIPSPSEMLDVGGMRLAQSVATFALGVPWLVLNYGPASASESMWRILVFVAGFKTLGALGYCPVSRMFTCLISGGNCCTWLKGRKAA; encoded by the coding sequence ATGATAGGTTATGAACCTGTATCGGTTTCACGGAACGGCTTCCGATTCTGCCGGTGGTCGGTAACCGTGATGGTATGGATCGGGGTCATCTGGCGGGTTGAGGCCTTCATCTTGGCAGCAGCGCTCATCATGGCGGCCAGCGCGATCCTCACAATACGCAACGCCCCCATGATCTGGCTGTGGACGCAGACCGTCGACCGGGCGATCCCCTCACCCAGCGAAATGCTGGATGTTGGCGGGATGCGTTTGGCTCAATCCGTGGCAACGTTCGCGCTGGGGGTTCCATGGCTTGTTCTCAACTACGGCCCTGCCTCCGCTTCGGAATCCATGTGGCGCATCCTGGTCTTTGTGGCTGGATTCAAGACCTTGGGTGCTCTGGGCTATTGCCCGGTATCGCGGATGTTCACATGCCTCATCAGCGGCGGAAACTGCTGCACGTGGCTGAAGGGGCGCAAGGCGGCGTGA
- a CDS encoding sugar phosphate isomerase/epimerase, with protein MKIGVFTVLFSQQSFEDALDYIKSKGVQAVEIGTGGYPGNAHCPLDELLASASARKAFVSAIESRGLILDAFSCHGNPLHPDKAFAAKEQETFTKTVRLANLVGVERVNTFSGCPGDSDQSTAPNWVTCPWPDDFTKILDWQWAEKVIPYWKAQNAFLEENNVKACLEMHPGFVVYNPETMLKLHKAAGKNVGANFDPSHFWWQGIDPVYAIRSLGDCIYHFHAKDVKVDEANTKTNGVLDTKPYSDEIHRSWVFRTVGYGHDFGTWKDIISNLRMVGYDWVISIEHEDSIMSVNEGFERAVELLKTVVFQETPGEMWWA; from the coding sequence ATGAAGATCGGCGTATTTACGGTCCTGTTCAGCCAGCAGTCATTTGAAGACGCGCTGGACTACATCAAGAGCAAAGGAGTGCAAGCGGTCGAAATCGGCACCGGCGGCTATCCCGGCAACGCTCATTGCCCCCTGGACGAACTGCTTGCCAGCGCATCGGCGCGTAAGGCATTCGTCAGCGCGATCGAGAGCCGTGGCCTCATCCTCGATGCCTTTTCGTGTCACGGCAATCCGTTGCATCCAGACAAGGCGTTTGCCGCGAAGGAACAGGAAACGTTCACCAAGACCGTGCGCCTCGCCAACCTCGTGGGCGTGGAGCGGGTGAACACCTTCTCCGGCTGTCCGGGAGACAGCGATCAGTCCACGGCCCCCAACTGGGTGACTTGCCCGTGGCCCGACGATTTTACGAAGATACTCGACTGGCAGTGGGCCGAAAAGGTCATCCCTTACTGGAAGGCTCAGAACGCGTTCCTCGAAGAGAACAACGTGAAGGCCTGCCTGGAAATGCACCCCGGTTTCGTGGTCTACAACCCCGAAACCATGCTCAAACTTCACAAAGCCGCCGGCAAAAACGTAGGCGCCAACTTCGATCCTAGCCATTTCTGGTGGCAGGGGATCGATCCCGTCTATGCCATCCGCTCCCTGGGAGATTGCATCTACCACTTCCACGCCAAGGACGTGAAGGTAGATGAGGCGAATACGAAGACCAACGGCGTGCTGGACACCAAGCCATACAGCGACGAAATCCATCGCAGCTGGGTCTTCCGCACGGTCGGCTACGGCCACGATTTCGGCACGTGGAAGGACATCATCAGCAACCTGCGAATGGTCGGCTACGACTGGGTGATCTCCATCGAGCACGAAGACAGCATCATGAGCGTCAACGAAGGCTTCGAGCGTGCGGTGGAGCTGCTGAAAACGGTCGTGTTCCAGGAGACCCCCGGCGAGATGTGGTGGGCATAA
- a CDS encoding serpin family protein, producing the protein MKSTILAAILLTIGGATAAEGPAPDPRVVTAHSALGFDLLHELDSKPGENVFFSPSSISTALEMTYNGASGRTKAEMAKSLHLDGRSLDTVNHANQSLRTSAMSGDPKVKVAIANSLWAQKGFPFLATFMQPVRRLYAAAVENVDFGVPTVNQRINAWVEQRTNGKIRNLLPRLNPLTRLVLVNAVYFHGQWTDQFKKAATHQQPFHPSTSSAKQVQMMSRSGQYRYLKGDGFQAIRLPYGSGRFAMYVFLPDTMDGLRALSRQANAARLSEWLKGMRPMEGSISLPRFKVEYSQALNTSLKSLGMRQAFDRSAADFRGMTGRRDLYIGLVQHKAFVDVNEEGTEAAAATAVVMVGRAAPGPHGFVMVVDHPFLCAIRDDQTGEILFLGTIYDPTTN; encoded by the coding sequence ATGAAATCGACCATCCTTGCTGCCATACTGCTAACCATCGGTGGCGCCACCGCCGCGGAAGGTCCCGCACCCGATCCCCGTGTGGTAACCGCGCACTCCGCCCTTGGCTTCGACCTACTGCACGAACTGGACTCCAAACCGGGCGAAAACGTGTTCTTCTCCCCGTCCAGCATCTCCACGGCGCTGGAGATGACCTACAACGGGGCCTCCGGCCGTACGAAGGCTGAGATGGCGAAATCCCTGCACCTCGACGGCCGGAGCCTGGATACCGTAAACCATGCGAACCAGTCCCTGCGGACGAGCGCAATGAGTGGCGATCCGAAGGTGAAGGTCGCCATCGCCAACTCGCTCTGGGCGCAGAAGGGCTTCCCGTTCCTGGCAACGTTCATGCAGCCGGTCAGACGGCTGTACGCGGCCGCAGTGGAGAATGTTGATTTCGGCGTTCCAACGGTCAATCAGCGTATCAACGCCTGGGTGGAGCAGCGGACGAACGGCAAGATCCGGAACTTGCTGCCCAGACTGAATCCACTGACGCGCCTCGTCCTGGTGAACGCCGTGTATTTCCACGGCCAGTGGACAGACCAGTTCAAGAAAGCCGCCACGCACCAACAGCCCTTCCATCCTTCGACTTCTTCGGCGAAGCAGGTGCAGATGATGTCGCGCAGCGGTCAATACCGTTACCTCAAGGGAGACGGCTTCCAGGCCATCCGGCTGCCCTATGGTTCCGGACGTTTCGCCATGTATGTGTTCTTGCCGGATACCATGGACGGCCTGCGTGCGCTCAGCCGGCAGGCCAACGCCGCGCGTTTGTCGGAATGGTTGAAGGGTATGCGGCCGATGGAGGGCTCCATCAGCCTTCCGCGCTTCAAAGTCGAGTACAGCCAGGCGCTCAACACTTCGCTGAAGTCTCTGGGGATGCGCCAGGCATTCGATCGATCCGCCGCGGATTTCCGCGGCATGACCGGCAGACGCGATCTGTACATCGGCCTCGTCCAGCACAAAGCGTTCGTGGATGTGAACGAGGAAGGCACCGAGGCCGCCGCAGCGACCGCAGTGGTCATGGTTGGTCGCGCGGCGCCCGGCCCACACGGCTTCGTGATGGTTGTGGACCACCCATTCCTGTGCGCGATCCGGGACGACCAGACCGGCGAGATCCTGTTTCTGGGCACGATCTACGACCCCACGACCAACTGA
- a CDS encoding PQQ-binding-like beta-propeller repeat protein, with amino-acid sequence MNRIQSSVRWDGVILPILLLAALAPAQAKGTLAGTVVTASAQVAYVDAITAVSVQTPDANVTVAASPSVTLSLPHASDNVAGAMAFPCVVTNTGNSPDDVTVALTPSSNTYSIMVHDDNADGVWQGTESRTMVSLKALPPDQPVAGLLVVQSNPGTPVDAQGTVKIAVNSGIDTSVQAQATFTATYVTKLAPQFRFQAQEPFTSSATVVNNIAIAGSDSGVVYAVNVAGPTAGQLAWRFPAAANLGAPIRGRVATDGVGYYFTANNGMCYRLDTAGRLVWQQQVVPAGVEMEAMPLVGPNDVTLACGDGRIRRFNKDTGALISISVPVGNGVLTTPSMPGSDGIWVGSSDGALYNISTGNGYAVMSARELSQMPISATPFVDARSGLVLTTTPEGNVYALISHSDIVKWGPVSLGTPVMGSPWVDSAAGIAYFGGTDNTIRALNVADGSPVAGYPAQFKDGGSFLGTPVVDPMPNGKSVLFAATTTGRVYGIRPSDPTRFVEFATTDPNVKFVGSPAVSSAAADGIMVVAGTDGALYGFSAAAAVAP; translated from the coding sequence ATGAACAGAATCCAGTCGTCCGTCCGGTGGGATGGCGTTATACTCCCGATCCTATTGCTTGCGGCGCTGGCCCCTGCGCAAGCTAAAGGCACTTTGGCCGGTACTGTGGTCACCGCGTCCGCGCAGGTAGCGTATGTCGATGCGATAACGGCGGTGTCGGTTCAAACCCCGGACGCTAATGTCACTGTCGCGGCCAGCCCTTCAGTTACCTTGTCACTTCCCCACGCAAGTGATAACGTGGCCGGCGCGATGGCGTTTCCCTGCGTTGTGACCAACACCGGCAACTCGCCCGACGACGTGACGGTGGCGCTAACGCCATCGAGCAACACTTACTCGATCATGGTACACGACGATAATGCCGACGGGGTTTGGCAGGGGACCGAGTCCCGGACGATGGTATCGCTGAAGGCCCTGCCGCCGGATCAGCCGGTTGCAGGGCTTCTGGTTGTTCAGTCGAATCCCGGCACGCCCGTCGATGCGCAGGGGACAGTCAAAATCGCCGTCAACAGCGGAATCGACACGAGCGTTCAAGCACAAGCGACTTTCACAGCGACTTATGTGACGAAACTGGCGCCGCAGTTCCGGTTTCAGGCCCAAGAGCCGTTCACTTCCTCGGCTACTGTTGTGAACAATATCGCGATCGCCGGCTCAGACTCGGGCGTGGTCTACGCCGTGAATGTCGCCGGTCCGACTGCGGGCCAACTGGCATGGCGGTTCCCCGCGGCTGCGAACTTGGGCGCCCCCATCCGGGGCCGGGTGGCCACGGATGGCGTGGGCTACTACTTCACCGCGAATAACGGCATGTGCTACCGCCTCGACACGGCCGGCAGGCTGGTATGGCAGCAGCAGGTTGTGCCGGCCGGCGTTGAGATGGAAGCTATGCCGCTCGTCGGCCCCAACGATGTGACGCTCGCGTGCGGTGACGGACGCATTCGCCGGTTCAATAAGGATACAGGCGCGCTCATCAGCATCTCTGTACCCGTTGGAAACGGAGTCCTTACCACGCCGTCCATGCCTGGCTCGGACGGCATATGGGTTGGCAGTTCGGATGGCGCGCTGTACAACATCAGCACCGGCAACGGCTACGCGGTGATGAGCGCCCGAGAACTGAGCCAGATGCCGATTTCCGCGACACCGTTTGTCGATGCCCGGAGCGGGCTCGTCCTGACTACAACGCCCGAAGGAAACGTTTACGCGCTGATCAGCCACTCGGACATCGTCAAATGGGGTCCGGTATCCCTTGGCACGCCGGTGATGGGCTCTCCGTGGGTAGACAGCGCGGCCGGCATCGCCTACTTCGGCGGTACAGACAACACGATCCGCGCCCTGAACGTGGCAGACGGCTCGCCCGTGGCCGGATATCCGGCACAATTCAAAGACGGTGGCTCATTCCTCGGCACACCTGTGGTAGACCCGATGCCGAATGGGAAGAGCGTGTTGTTCGCGGCGACTACTACCGGACGCGTCTACGGCATTCGGCCCTCGGACCCAACGAGGTTCGTGGAGTTTGCTACGACCGATCCGAATGTGAAGTTCGTTGGCTCTCCGGCCGTTTCCAGCGCTGCGGCAGACGGGATTATGGTTGTGGCCGGTACGGACGGCGCGTTGTACGGGTTTTCCGCGGCGGCTGCGGTGGCTCCGTAA
- a CDS encoding glycosyltransferase family 39 protein: MFVKTQRDEESRTHDRANANAKRVVMTLILALVLPVLIVWAVYVRQFAQITDMDAMDMAQVARNVQSGNGFVTSVIRPLATTRATGVTTAAGGLKTVRMQDMVHPPLFIYAEALVLATGASDNKVFLVSALFFLLTIPVLYALSKEMFNAKVGQLTVFAYVTSLFMTNMILTTGSATMAAFMFTLLCLMILRFAQAAQPDGGVPSTRSVVVKAALCGVVFALCYLTDYMLLLALLPVAVCVYVAGKREGKAGLVVFLLAFLVVAGPWMIRNTSVTGSPFFGLRALEIGMGTKAHPAFSLYRSTVPQTVLGLVQETSGDLGRKVVQGIQVSYGTLPVLGQPYLVAFFIVGLFYSFRRNGVNALRGMLIGSVICVAMLGNLFMFQMGTLTAFAPIMLAFAAAFFVRLLTDSKAPNVIVAGVNVLAGVLMVIPLAAALAVPAPRISSTHEAETTVGRIVAPNSPIVSDRAFEMAWYAGRTSVWIPNADKDFENLDGLYGLKALYLSAALFPSNRTSENYDIWREMYGQILPPAMHDQFARFDAGPYTGFGLFRGLDEKESGAILSQRALLLLREGAAR; the protein is encoded by the coding sequence TTGTTTGTAAAAACCCAGCGGGATGAAGAATCCCGTACCCATGACCGCGCGAACGCCAACGCGAAGCGCGTCGTAATGACCCTCATCCTGGCCCTTGTCCTCCCCGTGCTGATTGTGTGGGCGGTCTACGTTCGCCAGTTCGCTCAGATCACGGACATGGACGCCATGGATATGGCCCAGGTGGCCCGCAATGTTCAGTCCGGAAACGGCTTCGTCACAAGCGTTATCCGCCCGCTGGCCACAACCCGAGCGACCGGTGTGACCACAGCGGCTGGCGGACTGAAAACCGTCCGCATGCAAGACATGGTCCACCCCCCCCTGTTCATCTACGCCGAGGCCTTGGTCCTTGCGACGGGCGCGTCCGACAACAAGGTATTCCTGGTTTCCGCTCTCTTTTTTCTGTTGACCATCCCGGTGCTTTACGCACTGTCAAAAGAGATGTTCAATGCGAAGGTGGGGCAGCTGACCGTGTTCGCTTACGTCACAAGCCTGTTCATGACCAACATGATTCTCACAACAGGCTCCGCGACGATGGCCGCCTTCATGTTCACACTCTTGTGCCTCATGATCCTCCGTTTCGCGCAGGCGGCCCAGCCGGATGGCGGTGTCCCAAGCACGCGCAGCGTCGTCGTGAAGGCCGCTTTGTGCGGAGTCGTCTTCGCGCTTTGTTACCTGACCGATTACATGCTTCTGCTCGCCTTATTGCCCGTTGCGGTGTGTGTGTACGTCGCCGGAAAGCGTGAAGGCAAAGCGGGGCTGGTTGTGTTTTTGCTGGCGTTCCTCGTTGTGGCCGGACCCTGGATGATCCGCAACACGTCGGTCACCGGCAGTCCGTTCTTCGGCCTTCGAGCTCTGGAGATCGGCATGGGCACCAAGGCGCATCCCGCGTTCTCGCTGTACCGCAGCACGGTACCGCAGACGGTACTAGGGCTCGTTCAGGAGACCAGCGGCGATCTGGGCCGTAAAGTCGTTCAGGGAATCCAGGTGTCCTATGGCACGCTTCCCGTGCTCGGCCAGCCGTACCTGGTCGCCTTTTTCATCGTTGGGCTGTTCTACTCGTTCCGGCGCAACGGCGTGAATGCCCTGCGAGGCATGCTGATCGGATCGGTGATATGCGTCGCGATGCTGGGCAACCTCTTCATGTTCCAGATGGGAACGCTTACCGCATTCGCACCGATCATGCTTGCCTTCGCGGCGGCTTTCTTCGTTCGGCTTCTGACCGACTCAAAGGCGCCCAATGTGATTGTGGCCGGCGTCAATGTGCTCGCGGGCGTGCTCATGGTTATCCCCCTGGCCGCGGCGCTCGCTGTTCCTGCACCGCGCATCTCCTCAACGCACGAGGCCGAGACGACAGTCGGACGCATCGTCGCACCCAATTCACCCATTGTCTCCGACCGGGCATTCGAAATGGCCTGGTACGCCGGACGTACGTCCGTCTGGATACCTAACGCCGACAAGGACTTTGAAAACCTCGACGGGTTGTACGGTTTGAAGGCGCTATACCTATCTGCGGCGCTCTTTCCGAGCAATCGTACTTCGGAGAACTACGATATCTGGCGGGAGATGTACGGGCAGATCCTGCCGCCGGCAATGCATGACCAATTCGCCCGGTTCGATGCCGGCCCTTACACTGGCTTCGGCCTCTTCCGGGGACTGGATGAGAAGGAGTCCGGAGCGATTCTGAGCCAGCGCGCTCTTCTGCTCCTTCGCGAAGGCGCTGCCCGGTAG
- a CDS encoding polysaccharide deacetylase family protein yields the protein MLTPILMYHEVTESGALPKDVVASWTVTSGQFRAHMAALADAGYTGMSVPRWLDVRASLSGGLKPVVITFDDGFRGNPEIAIPALQELGWTGTFFVISGKMDCDAYGSAADWRQAAKAGMDIASHTATHPFAGTLSLSDLRRELLDSRSALEDAIGGPVTGLSWPNGDAPRGGRGLLLECGYSWAATSRAAFAGSATDPFSLPRLAVRSWHDPDALSKLLDTSLAHRLRMLGVYRTKALARALLGRRRYSGLQMKVTGDA from the coding sequence GTGTTGACTCCGATACTGATGTACCATGAGGTGACGGAATCCGGCGCGCTGCCGAAGGACGTTGTCGCATCCTGGACGGTTACATCCGGGCAGTTTCGGGCTCACATGGCCGCGTTGGCGGATGCCGGGTACACCGGTATGAGCGTGCCCCGATGGCTTGACGTGCGGGCCAGTCTGTCGGGGGGCCTGAAGCCTGTGGTGATAACCTTCGACGACGGTTTCCGCGGCAACCCGGAGATCGCGATCCCGGCGCTGCAGGAACTTGGTTGGACGGGGACGTTCTTCGTGATATCAGGGAAGATGGACTGCGACGCGTATGGAAGCGCCGCAGACTGGCGCCAGGCCGCCAAGGCCGGCATGGACATCGCGTCGCATACCGCCACGCACCCATTTGCCGGAACGCTGTCGCTTTCGGATCTACGGAGGGAATTGCTGGACTCCCGTTCGGCGCTCGAAGACGCCATCGGCGGCCCGGTCACCGGATTGTCGTGGCCCAATGGGGATGCGCCGCGCGGGGGGAGGGGGTTGCTTCTGGAGTGCGGCTACTCGTGGGCGGCCACGTCGCGCGCCGCCTTCGCCGGGAGCGCAACCGATCCGTTCTCGCTGCCGCGTCTGGCGGTGCGCTCGTGGCACGATCCGGATGCGCTGAGCAAGCTGCTGGATACGAGCTTGGCCCATCGGCTTCGTATGTTGGGGGTTTATCGGACGAAGGCGCTGGCGCGGGCGCTGCTGGGACGCCGGCGATATTCCGGACTGCAGATGAAAGTGACGGGCGACGCATAG